A genomic segment from Bacteroidota bacterium encodes:
- a CDS encoding retropepsin-like aspartic protease — translation MRHKVPLRIVTIDEDGLHVFVDVLINGIPAVFVVDTGASRTVLDSKRISRFMKEEEAQFVEYGRPATGLGSNHMETRLLKIDLLKIGSFECPDYETAVVDMSHVNIGYHSMNMPPVDGALGSDILLKSQAILDYRKSRLVMREVRNEK, via the coding sequence ATGCGGCATAAAGTACCGCTTCGTATCGTAACTATTGATGAAGATGGACTGCATGTTTTTGTTGACGTGCTCATCAACGGTATTCCGGCTGTGTTCGTGGTTGACACCGGCGCGTCGCGCACGGTGCTCGACAGTAAGCGTATCAGCCGGTTCATGAAAGAAGAAGAAGCGCAGTTTGTTGAATACGGCAGACCCGCAACCGGTTTGGGAAGTAACCATATGGAAACACGACTGCTAAAAATTGATTTGCTGAAAATCGGTTCGTTTGAATGCCCCGATTATGAGACAGCGGTAGTGGATATGAGTCATGTAAATATTGGTTACCATTCTATGAATATGCCTCCCGTTGATGGCGCACTTGGTTCAGATATCTTACTGAAATCGCAGGCCATATTGGATTACAGGAAAAGTCGGCTGGTGATGAGAGAAGTGAGAAATGAAAAATGA
- a CDS encoding TIGR00730 family Rossman fold protein — MNYLDDDKIENKEESIREAFKQKAWNEIKTSDAWQIFKVMAEFVEGFEKLAKIGPCVTVFGSARTAPSHPYYKLAEEIGYKLTKSGFGVITGGGPGIMEAANKGAHFSGGKSVGLNIELPFEQHQNAFIDPDKFLTFNYFFVRKVMFIKYSQGFIVMPGGFGTLDELFEALTLIQTQKMVNFPIILVVREYWEGLLTWIKEQVVNAKHINPIDLDLLILADTAEEVVKHIEDFYKKYAIKPNF, encoded by the coding sequence ATGAACTACCTCGATGACGATAAAATTGAAAACAAAGAAGAAAGCATTCGTGAAGCTTTCAAACAGAAAGCATGGAACGAGATAAAAACTTCTGACGCATGGCAGATTTTTAAAGTAATGGCAGAGTTTGTTGAAGGTTTTGAGAAACTCGCCAAAATAGGACCGTGTGTTACAGTATTTGGCTCTGCACGTACAGCACCCTCACATCCGTATTATAAACTCGCCGAAGAAATAGGATACAAGCTGACTAAATCAGGTTTTGGTGTTATCACCGGCGGCGGTCCGGGTATTATGGAAGCGGCCAATAAAGGCGCGCATTTCAGCGGCGGCAAATCGGTAGGTCTGAATATTGAACTTCCGTTCGAACAGCATCAGAATGCGTTTATCGACCCTGATAAATTCCTTACATTCAATTACTTTTTTGTAAGAAAAGTAATGTTTATTAAATATTCACAAGGATTTATTGTTATGCCGGGCGGTTTCGGCACCCTTGATGAACTTTTTGAAGCCCTCACCCTTATCCAGACTCAAAAAATGGTTAATTTCCCGATAATTCTTGTTGTTCGTGAATACTGGGAAGGTTTGCTCACCTGGATCAAAGAACAGGTGGTGAACGCAAAACACATTAACCCGATTGACCTCGACCTTCTTATTTTGGCTGATACTGCAGAAGAAGTTGTAAAACACATTGAGGATTTCTATAAGAAATACGCTATCAAACCAAACTTCTGA
- the uvrA gene encoding excinuclease ABC subunit UvrA produces MKPAKTKEPAEEIIEIPVAITADENLCVYGASVHNLQHVDVVMPRNKLVVITGMSGSGKSSLAFDTIYAEGQRRYLETFSNYARQFIGNLERPDVERITGLSPVISIEQKSTNKNPRSTVGTITEIYDFMRLLYARVADAYSYETGEKMVRYTENAIIDLIMEKYHGGAIVILAPKVKGRKGHYRELFEQIRKQGFLKVRIDGFIRDLIYGLQVDRYKIHDIEVVIDRITINADSRQRLTQSVQTALKNGRSSLMVMDDKTNEVRHFSRLLMCPTSGIAYDEPEPNTFSFNSPYGACPHCSGLGQISEVDIKKIIPNPEKSIREGGLAPIGPYKSSWIFHQMEAIGKKYGFDLNTPIGTFSEEAVNAVLYGSDEVLNVKNEYVGITSGYGLSFEGIVNFIENQNNEAPTTGVKRWAGSFMNRVACPECKGTRLKKESLFFRIDGHSIAELANTDLYRLQEWFEKAYLEFDERKKKISHEIIREIQIRIRFLLDVGLDYLVLNRPAGSLSGGEAQRIRLATQISSQLVNVMYILDEPSIGLHQRDNQRLIKSLKELRDIGNTVIVVEHDREMILNADYIVDVGPGGGINGGRIMASGTPDEILKECTITSLYLNGKKKIQIPEHRRAGSGKYLRIIGAGGHNLKNIDVSIPLGKMVCITGVSGSGKSSLINQTLYPMLSRHFYRSEAKALAYKEIEGLKYIDKVIEINQSPIGRTPRSNPATYTGVMDEIRKLMVMLPESKIRGYKPGRFSFNVKGGRCETCGGAGLRLIEMNFLPDVYVPCETCNGKRYNRETLEIKYKGKSINDILNMNIDQAVDFFDTIPAITQKIKTLKDVGLGYIKLGQQSTTLSGGEAQRVKLATELSKKDTGKTLYILDEPTTGLHFEDIRVLLNVLNKLVDKGNSVIVIEHNLDVIKVADYIIDLGPEGGERGGRLVCEGTPEDVAMNTESYTSKYLKETLLQN; encoded by the coding sequence ATGAAACCTGCTAAAACCAAAGAACCTGCCGAGGAAATAATAGAAATACCGGTCGCCATTACTGCCGATGAAAACCTCTGCGTTTATGGAGCATCCGTTCACAATCTCCAGCACGTTGATGTGGTAATGCCGCGAAATAAACTGGTTGTAATAACCGGTATGAGTGGCAGCGGAAAATCATCACTCGCATTTGACACCATTTATGCCGAAGGGCAGCGTCGCTACCTTGAAACATTTTCGAATTACGCACGGCAATTCATAGGAAACCTTGAACGGCCTGATGTGGAGCGCATCACCGGTCTGAGTCCGGTTATTTCCATTGAGCAAAAATCGACCAACAAGAACCCACGCAGTACCGTAGGTACAATTACCGAAATCTATGATTTCATGCGGCTATTGTATGCACGGGTTGCCGATGCCTACTCCTATGAAACAGGCGAAAAAATGGTTCGCTATACTGAAAATGCCATCATTGACCTCATCATGGAAAAATACCATGGCGGCGCTATCGTAATTTTAGCACCAAAAGTAAAGGGTCGAAAAGGGCATTATCGCGAGCTGTTTGAGCAGATACGTAAACAGGGTTTTCTGAAAGTCAGAATTGACGGCTTTATCCGCGACCTGATATACGGGCTTCAGGTTGACCGTTATAAAATTCATGACATAGAAGTAGTGATAGACCGCATTACCATCAATGCCGACTCGCGTCAACGGCTCACACAATCAGTGCAAACGGCACTGAAGAACGGACGCAGCTCACTGATGGTGATGGATGATAAAACCAATGAAGTCAGGCATTTCAGCAGGTTGCTGATGTGCCCAACTTCGGGCATTGCCTATGATGAGCCCGAACCCAACACGTTTTCGTTCAATTCACCCTATGGCGCCTGTCCGCATTGCAGCGGCCTGGGCCAGATATCAGAAGTGGATATCAAAAAAATAATTCCGAATCCCGAAAAATCCATTCGCGAAGGCGGGCTTGCTCCAATCGGTCCTTATAAAAGCAGTTGGATATTTCACCAGATGGAAGCTATCGGTAAAAAATATGGATTCGACCTGAACACTCCTATCGGCACGTTTTCAGAAGAAGCTGTAAACGCCGTGCTGTATGGCTCCGACGAAGTTCTCAACGTAAAAAATGAGTATGTCGGAATTACATCAGGGTATGGATTGAGCTTCGAGGGCATTGTAAATTTTATTGAAAATCAAAATAACGAAGCACCTACAACCGGCGTGAAACGCTGGGCCGGGAGTTTTATGAACCGGGTTGCCTGCCCCGAATGCAAGGGCACACGCTTAAAAAAAGAATCATTATTTTTCAGGATAGACGGACACTCCATTGCCGAACTGGCCAATACAGACCTCTACCGTTTGCAGGAATGGTTCGAAAAAGCGTATCTGGAATTTGATGAACGCAAAAAGAAAATTTCGCACGAGATTATTCGCGAAATTCAGATACGCATTCGGTTTTTACTCGATGTGGGCCTTGATTATCTGGTGCTGAACCGACCGGCAGGAAGCTTATCGGGAGGCGAAGCACAGCGTATCAGGCTGGCAACCCAGATTAGTTCGCAGCTGGTAAATGTGATGTATATTCTTGATGAACCCAGTATTGGATTGCATCAGCGCGACAATCAAAGGCTGATTAAATCATTGAAAGAATTACGCGACATCGGTAACACTGTAATTGTGGTAGAACACGATCGCGAAATGATTTTGAATGCAGACTATATTGTGGATGTTGGCCCCGGTGGCGGCATAAACGGCGGACGTATCATGGCAAGCGGAACCCCCGATGAAATTCTGAAAGAATGCACCATTACGTCATTATACCTTAACGGGAAAAAGAAAATTCAGATTCCGGAACACCGTCGTGCCGGCAGCGGAAAATATCTTCGTATTATAGGCGCCGGCGGGCATAACCTTAAAAACATCGATGTTTCTATTCCTCTTGGAAAAATGGTCTGCATTACAGGCGTTTCGGGAAGCGGAAAATCATCGCTGATAAATCAGACACTTTATCCGATGCTGAGCCGTCATTTCTACCGTTCAGAAGCAAAAGCGCTTGCATACAAAGAAATTGAAGGACTCAAATACATTGATAAAGTTATTGAAATAAACCAGTCGCCCATTGGCCGCACGCCCCGCTCTAACCCGGCTACCTATACCGGTGTGATGGATGAAATCCGGAAATTAATGGTAATGCTGCCCGAATCAAAAATCCGCGGATACAAACCCGGCCGCTTTTCGTTTAACGTCAAAGGCGGAAGATGCGAAACCTGCGGTGGCGCCGGATTACGACTGATAGAAATGAATTTTCTGCCCGATGTTTACGTTCCCTGCGAAACCTGCAACGGTAAACGTTATAACCGCGAAACCTTAGAGATAAAATACAAAGGGAAATCAATCAATGATATTTTGAATATGAACATTGATCAGGCGGTTGACTTTTTTGACACCATCCCCGCGATAACTCAAAAAATAAAAACTCTGAAAGATGTGGGTCTTGGCTATATCAAGTTAGGACAGCAGTCAACAACATTGTCGGGCGGTGAAGCGCAGCGCGTGAAACTGGCAACAGAATTATCGAAAAAAGACACCGGCAAAACGTTGTATATTCTGGATGAACCAACAACGGGACTTCATTTTGAGGATATCAGAGTGTTGTTGAATGTGCTGAATAAACTGGTGGATAAAGGAAACAGCGTGATTGTTATTGAACACAATCTGGATGTTATTAAAGTGGCTGATTACATCATCGACCTTGGTCCGGAAGGCGGCGAACGTGGTGGCAGACTCGTTTGTGAAGGAACACCCGAAGATGTTGCCATGAATACAGAAAGCTACACCTCAAAATATCTCAAAGAAACATTGTTACAGAATTAA
- a CDS encoding lytic transglycosylase domain-containing protein: MKKTTLFLTGMILVVAASILVLCTANRTKNDTDPNQEYRDATSRFYKIFTVEIPRSLDFSGEKVPVDKFYVRESLDRELLVNTYWHSNTLLMFKRAFRWFPVIEPILKTNGIPDDAKYIALIESGFENTASPAGASGFWQLMKSTAESYGLEVNAEVDERYSVEKSTAAACKYLKTAYGKYKNWTLAAASYNMGMKAVDDAMAAQQATTYYDLYLNKETIRYVYRILAVKAIFQNPVKYGFYLRKCDFYPQIPANIVTVDSTVENWAAFAIKNNSNYRVLKEMNPWILKNSLINKNRKKYDVKFPKEGYTSWEQLTKENSCDNTLFNDTLKIDQIR, from the coding sequence ATGAAAAAAACAACGCTCTTCCTTACGGGAATGATACTGGTTGTTGCAGCTTCGATTCTCGTGCTATGTACCGCGAACAGAACAAAAAACGATACTGATCCCAATCAGGAATACCGCGATGCCACTTCCCGCTTCTATAAGATTTTTACGGTTGAAATACCCCGGTCATTAGATTTTTCAGGCGAAAAAGTTCCGGTCGATAAGTTTTATGTGCGCGAAAGTCTCGACCGCGAATTGCTGGTAAACACTTATTGGCATTCTAACACCTTACTCATGTTTAAGCGTGCTTTCAGGTGGTTTCCGGTGATTGAACCTATACTTAAAACCAATGGGATTCCGGACGACGCTAAATACATTGCCCTTATCGAAAGTGGATTTGAAAATACCGCTTCACCGGCAGGCGCCTCGGGTTTCTGGCAGCTGATGAAGTCTACAGCCGAAAGTTATGGATTGGAGGTCAACGCCGAAGTTGATGAACGTTATTCGGTCGAAAAATCCACTGCTGCCGCATGCAAATATTTAAAAACTGCTTACGGAAAATATAAGAACTGGACACTCGCAGCGGCCTCCTATAATATGGGCATGAAAGCAGTTGATGATGCAATGGCTGCACAGCAGGCTACCACGTATTATGACCTTTACCTTAATAAAGAAACCATCCGTTATGTGTACCGGATACTGGCCGTAAAAGCAATTTTTCAAAATCCCGTTAAATACGGATTTTACTTGCGCAAATGCGATTTCTATCCTCAAATTCCTGCAAACATCGTTACAGTTGATTCGACTGTAGAGAACTGGGCTGCATTTGCAATTAAAAATAATTCGAATTACCGCGTACTTAAAGAAATGAATCCATGGATATTAAAAAATTCTCTTATTAATAAAAATCGGAAAAAATACGACGTTAAATTTCCTAAAGAAGGGTATACGTCGTGGGAACAGCTCACAAAAGAAAATTCCTGCGATAACACCTTATTTAACGACACACTTAAAATAGACCAGATACGATAA
- a CDS encoding MraY family glycosyltransferase, translating to MINGLLLKFSRNLGTRSNNENLVRWSSQTKPAVGGISFYILFLISILALSFFFKQNNFFLNIRSLGIIAAASLAFLMGLFDDAYNTKVPIKLFAQITCGVILIATGTSIHLFNFWPADYVLTMIWVIGLMNSVNMLDNMDGITSIVSMFIFLAILINAFIFPQLNTPANILLVGMIASMIGFLFFNWNPAKMYMGDTGSQFLGLIIGAASIIYLWNFQEASHLTFHSRQAMAAIILLSLPIIDTITVSIKRIRRGSSPFVGGKDHTTHHLSYLGLSDRQVALVFAGISLINLVLTTVILMIPGWNHWYSLLFGLYFIALFITLFTIASKNQH from the coding sequence ATGATTAATGGTTTATTGCTAAAGTTCTCACGGAATCTTGGAACCAGAAGCAATAATGAAAATCTGGTACGATGGAGCTCTCAAACCAAACCTGCCGTAGGCGGCATCTCTTTCTACATTTTATTTCTGATTTCCATTCTTGCCCTTTCATTCTTTTTTAAACAGAATAATTTTTTCCTGAACATTCGCTCGTTAGGAATTATTGCCGCTGCAAGCCTTGCCTTTCTTATGGGGCTTTTTGATGATGCCTATAATACCAAAGTCCCTATTAAACTATTTGCACAAATAACCTGCGGTGTTATTCTTATCGCCACCGGAACAAGCATACATCTTTTTAATTTCTGGCCTGCTGATTATGTGCTAACCATGATATGGGTGATTGGCTTAATGAACTCGGTGAATATGCTCGATAACATGGACGGAATTACATCCATTGTGTCGATGTTCATTTTTCTGGCAATCCTTATTAATGCCTTTATTTTTCCGCAACTGAATACTCCGGCGAACATACTGTTAGTTGGAATGATAGCATCCATGATAGGGTTCCTTTTCTTTAACTGGAATCCGGCCAAGATGTACATGGGCGACACCGGAAGTCAGTTTCTGGGTTTGATTATCGGCGCTGCAAGTATCATTTACCTTTGGAACTTCCAGGAAGCAAGCCACCTCACTTTTCATTCGCGGCAAGCAATGGCGGCAATCATTCTCTTATCACTTCCAATCATCGATACAATTACAGTTTCGATTAAACGGATACGCAGAGGTTCCTCGCCATTTGTCGGTGGAAAAGACCATACCACACATCATCTATCTTACCTCGGACTATCCGACCGACAAGTAGCTTTAGTATTTGCAGGCATTTCTCTTATCAATTTGGTACTTACGACAGTAATTCTGATGATTCCCGGTTGGAATCACTGGTATTCCCTGCTCTTTGGATTGTACTTCATTGCACTTTTTATTACGCTCTTTACCATTGCTTCCAAAAATCAGCATTAA
- the rfbC gene encoding dTDP-4-dehydrorhamnose 3,5-epimerase has product MKKIPTKIPEVFILEPDVFRDSRGYFFESYNKDKFTGIGIDFEFIQDNQSCSQKDVLRGLHFQNPPYAQGKLVRVIRGAVFDVAVDIRKNSPTFGAWVGAELTADNNHMLWLPPGFAHGFLTLENNTVFSYKCTSAYNKAAEGIIMWNDPDIGIHWGITNPVLSDRDLNASSLKKYLELA; this is encoded by the coding sequence ATGAAAAAAATTCCGACCAAAATTCCTGAAGTATTCATTCTGGAACCTGATGTATTTCGTGATAGCCGGGGATATTTTTTCGAATCCTATAATAAGGATAAATTTACGGGCATCGGCATTGATTTTGAATTTATACAGGACAATCAGTCCTGCTCACAGAAAGATGTTCTTCGGGGTCTGCATTTCCAAAATCCCCCATATGCTCAGGGAAAACTAGTACGGGTTATCAGAGGCGCGGTGTTTGATGTAGCCGTAGATATTCGTAAAAACTCTCCCACTTTTGGTGCATGGGTAGGCGCAGAACTAACTGCCGATAATAACCACATGCTCTGGCTTCCGCCCGGATTTGCCCACGGTTTCCTTACTCTTGAAAATAATACAGTTTTTTCATATAAATGTACCAGCGCGTATAATAAAGCAGCTGAAGGTATTATAATGTGGAATGACCCCGATATTGGCATCCACTGGGGAATAACAAATCCTGTGCTTTCTGACAGGGATTTAAACGCCTCAAGCCTAAAAAAGTACCTTGAACTTGCCTGA
- a CDS encoding polysaccharide biosynthesis tyrosine autokinase, with product MANKKISIINDELDLKLLLFIARKNIYFPIIFIIIAIIGAVLYLRYTHPVYESNSIIQIQTNEEANKILGVQDMGSESELPRKIEVMRSFTFLQRVTSKLPLDIGYFTKGTILDYEQYNGTPYRINALVKNQTIYGVSVFIRFYDGDKASIGYTLPDKTRREQDFSIKDKVSTPEFDFTLQTIDYAKLYGNSNLLTDEYFFVINKPEQIVNEISSNLVVSVMNDAAQTIEVKYQDRNPFKATDIVNTITQEFRNYDIEKKAESSNSILSFIDSRLGYVYDSLLRSEERLQDFKSRYKLDSSVSRPLPTLYTRLNDYENELVNIELEASSLDEIAKSLRENPNIDIYKLIALTSGYDFKGTISGTLISLRDLLVKREQLLYDVTEQSGQIKNIDYQISIQKKLLLESISTLKANNVNRKSNINKMIEDYEKKLVRKEDGYDAVELSSLQRMFTINEKFYNQLIEKKVEYSINKAGFVSQNEILKKSEVNAVPVSPNKKKVYIVCLIAALLLGIGIIILKYVLFNEIVTVNDITKYTDTPVLGIVPKYKSVIPVSQLIVDKHPKSLIAESLRSIRTNLQFFNNLPGSKIIAITSTVSGEGKTFFAINLAGVIAFSNKRVIVIDLDLRRPKIHIGLGAPNVKGMSTILAQRDTIEDCIYKSNVPNLDFITAGPVPPNPSELIFSDITDKVMAELKLKYDFIIIDNPPVGLVTDGMKSLQIADFPIYVFKADYSKRFYVQNLDRLVEETKITKISLILNSVEPPETKYGYKNNYKYGYGYGYIYGYGYYDEDMVEERKRSIFQKIGGLFKNKGKRRRRRSRRK from the coding sequence ATGGCAAATAAAAAAATATCGATAATTAACGATGAACTTGACCTGAAGCTTCTGCTCTTCATCGCCAGGAAGAATATCTATTTTCCAATTATCTTCATCATAATTGCCATTATCGGGGCTGTTTTGTATTTAAGATACACGCATCCCGTTTATGAATCAAATTCCATTATTCAGATACAGACGAATGAGGAAGCCAATAAAATTCTTGGAGTTCAGGATATGGGAAGCGAAAGCGAACTGCCAAGGAAGATAGAAGTGATGCGGTCGTTTACGTTTTTGCAAAGAGTAACGTCCAAACTCCCCCTTGATATTGGCTACTTCACCAAAGGAACCATTTTAGATTATGAACAATATAATGGAACTCCTTATAGGATTAATGCACTCGTAAAAAATCAAACCATATACGGAGTCTCGGTATTTATTCGATTTTATGATGGTGATAAAGCATCCATTGGATACACCCTGCCCGATAAAACAAGAAGGGAACAGGATTTCTCCATAAAAGATAAAGTAAGCACGCCCGAGTTTGATTTCACCTTGCAAACCATCGATTACGCAAAATTGTACGGAAATTCCAACCTGCTTACCGACGAATACTTTTTCGTGATTAATAAGCCCGAGCAGATCGTAAATGAGATTAGTTCCAATCTGGTTGTTTCTGTTATGAACGATGCGGCACAGACAATTGAAGTAAAATATCAGGACCGGAACCCCTTTAAAGCAACTGACATTGTTAATACCATTACTCAGGAGTTTCGAAATTATGACATCGAGAAGAAAGCAGAAAGCTCAAATAGTATACTTAGCTTTATTGATAGCAGACTTGGATATGTCTATGATTCATTGCTCCGTTCAGAAGAGCGCCTGCAAGATTTTAAAAGCCGGTACAAACTTGACTCCTCTGTTTCCAGGCCACTGCCCACACTCTATACTCGCCTGAATGATTACGAAAATGAGCTGGTAAATATAGAACTTGAAGCAAGCAGCCTAGATGAAATTGCAAAAAGTCTCAGAGAAAATCCCAATATTGACATTTATAAACTGATTGCACTTACTTCTGGATATGATTTCAAAGGAACCATAAGCGGAACATTGATTTCATTGCGCGACTTACTTGTAAAACGGGAACAACTTTTGTATGACGTTACCGAACAAAGTGGACAAATAAAGAACATTGATTATCAGATTTCTATTCAGAAAAAGCTCCTGCTTGAAAGTATCAGCACGCTCAAAGCCAACAATGTAAATCGAAAATCCAATATCAATAAAATGATAGAGGATTATGAAAAGAAACTGGTTCGGAAAGAAGATGGTTATGATGCTGTTGAACTTAGCAGTTTACAGCGAATGTTTACAATTAACGAGAAATTCTATAATCAGCTGATTGAAAAAAAGGTTGAATATTCCATTAATAAAGCCGGCTTTGTTTCACAAAATGAAATTTTAAAAAAGTCGGAAGTGAACGCAGTTCCGGTCTCGCCCAACAAGAAAAAAGTTTACATTGTTTGCCTTATTGCCGCATTACTGCTGGGAATTGGTATTATTATCCTGAAATATGTGCTCTTTAATGAGATAGTCACTGTAAATGATATCACGAAATATACCGATACTCCTGTGCTTGGAATTGTTCCAAAATATAAAAGCGTGATTCCGGTTTCACAGCTCATTGTCGACAAACATCCAAAATCGCTTATTGCCGAGTCGCTCAGGTCCATCCGTACTAATCTGCAATTTTTCAACAACCTGCCCGGCTCAAAAATTATTGCCATAACCTCAACAGTCTCCGGTGAAGGAAAGACCTTTTTCGCAATTAACCTTGCCGGTGTTATCGCTTTCTCAAATAAAAGAGTTATTGTAATTGACCTTGACCTTCGCCGCCCAAAAATCCATATCGGACTAGGAGCCCCCAATGTAAAAGGTATGAGTACAATTCTTGCACAACGCGACACAATTGAAGACTGCATTTATAAAAGCAATGTACCAAATCTCGATTTTATTACTGCCGGACCGGTACCACCCAATCCCTCTGAGCTTATTTTTAGCGATATTACCGATAAAGTGATGGCAGAGCTGAAGTTAAAATATGACTTTATTATTATTGATAATCCACCGGTTGGATTGGTAACCGATGGCATGAAAAGCCTTCAGATTGCAGACTTCCCAATATATGTATTTAAGGCAGATTATTCCAAACGTTTTTATGTTCAAAACCTCGATCGTCTTGTTGAGGAAACCAAAATTACTAAGATATCCCTTATCCTTAATTCAGTCGAACCTCCCGAAACCAAATATGGCTATAAAAACAATTACAAATATGGTTACGGATACGGTTATATCTATGGATACGGATACTATGACGAAGATATGGTTGAAGAGCGCAAGCGATCTATCTTTCAGAAAATAGGTGGGCTTTTCAAAAATAAAGGTAAACGAAGAAGAAGACGCAGCAGAAGAAAATGA
- a CDS encoding polysaccharide biosynthesis/export family protein, with protein MFRTGKYPVSQFTDSGIVNEYRLAPNDELTITVSNNLGEEMIDPVVKFTNTYSGIVTYIDNDSLVKLPVLGRINITGMTVREAEESLEKRYSDYNQKCFVRITVTNKRVTVFSGGTGSNAMVIKLENPNTTLLEALAMAGGVHEGRAYKVKLIRGDLKNPQLYIIDLSTIEGMRKANMVLQANDIIYVEPRARIPEKIVAILAPYLSLLTAALLVYSVLK; from the coding sequence ATGTTCAGAACGGGTAAATACCCTGTTTCTCAATTCACTGACTCCGGTATAGTTAATGAATACAGGCTGGCCCCAAACGACGAACTTACAATTACAGTCTCCAATAACCTTGGAGAAGAAATGATTGACCCTGTTGTTAAATTTACAAACACTTATAGCGGTATTGTTACTTATATAGATAATGACAGTTTGGTTAAACTCCCTGTGTTGGGCCGGATAAATATTACCGGAATGACTGTGCGTGAGGCCGAAGAATCTCTTGAAAAAAGATACTCTGACTATAATCAAAAGTGCTTTGTAAGGATTACTGTAACAAACAAAAGGGTAACTGTGTTCTCTGGTGGTACAGGAAGTAATGCAATGGTAATAAAACTTGAAAACCCTAACACCACGCTCTTAGAAGCATTAGCAATGGCCGGTGGTGTGCACGAAGGGAGAGCATATAAAGTAAAATTGATACGTGGCGATTTGAAAAATCCACAATTATACATTATCGACCTTTCAACAATTGAAGGGATGAGAAAGGCAAATATGGTATTACAAGCCAACGATATTATTTATGTAGAACCCAGAGCGCGAATTCCGGAAAAAATTGTTGCAATACTTGCTCCATACCTTTCTTTATTAACTGCCGCATTATTGGTTTACAGCGTATTAAAATAA